One Dioscorea cayenensis subsp. rotundata cultivar TDr96_F1 chromosome 17, TDr96_F1_v2_PseudoChromosome.rev07_lg8_w22 25.fasta, whole genome shotgun sequence DNA window includes the following coding sequences:
- the LOC120280022 gene encoding uncharacterized protein LOC120280022 — protein MSSLVGAHGMAFATAMAVSGTVILLALCRPRSLTDASTQNPQSKKLGLRPCINSSSSGESSQMMKNKQKNKKKKRVRFAEDVVVEFEAEGSSEDEFGFDCNYNHNYNYGEEEYGVAQEQEEKEEGIVEKMPANRVALYNGILQARMHRIACSY, from the exons ATGTCTTCACTGGTAGGCGCTCATGGTATGGCCTTCGCCACAGCCATGGCGGTCTCTGGTACGGTTATCCTTCTCGCGCTTTGCCGGCCAAGATCATTGACAGATGCCTCCACCCAAAATCCCCAGTCCAAGAAACTAGGTTTGCGCCCCTGCATAAACAGTAGTAGTTCAG GTGAGAGCAGTCAGATGATGAAGAATAAgcagaagaataagaagaagaagagagtccGGTTTGCAGAGGATGTGGTGGTGGAGTTTGAGGCAGAGGGCAGTAGCGAGGATGAgtttggttttgattgtaattataatCATAACTACAACTATGGAGAGGAGGAGTATGGTGTTGCGCAAGAGcaagaggagaaggaggagggaATTGTTGAGAAGATGCCAGCCAACCGGGTGGCACTCTACAATGGAATTCTTCAGGCTCGCATGCACCGAATTGCTTGCTCCTATTGa